The sequence TATCTCTACTATAAATATACCAAAAAAAAAGGAATTTAAAGGGAAAGGAGCTATTTTTTTACTAGATTCTGGTTGCTCTAGAAAAACCTCATCTATGATGAGTTTTTTCTTAGAAAAATTAAAAAACGATAAATTTAAAAAAATATTAAAAGAAGAATTTATGAAATACAATGAGAAATGTATTGAATTTTTCTTGAAAGGAGATTTTAAAATAATGCTAAAAAATGTAAAATTACTTTCCACCTGGGTTTTTCATCATTTTAATACTATAATTCCAAAAAAATTTTGTCAAATATGGGAAGAAGGACTTATTACCAATATTCATTATCTAAAATTGTGTGGTTCTGGAGGAGGTGGCTATATTTTATGTTTTACTCCAGATTACAAAATCTCTAGAGAAAAATTAAAGGACTATACAAAAAAAGTAATTTTTCGTTTTTAAAGCATAGTTTTATGAATCCAACAATAAAAAAAAACGATTTTATACGATTGAATCATTATTTATCCAATTCTGGAATATCCTCTAGAAGAGAGGCTGATAAATTGATTCAATCAGGAATCATAGAAGTTAATGGAAAATCCATATCAAAATTGGGAACCATCATTCACATGAATGATGTTATAACTATTAATGGAAATAGAATTAAGAATAAAAAGAAAATATATATACTACTTAATAAACCTAAAGGTTTTATTACTTCTACACATGATCCTTTTAATAGAAAAACAGTAATGAATTTAATCCCAAATTTTTCTGATTATAGAATCTATCCCGTTGGAAGATTAGATCGTTCAACTACAGGAGTTTTACTTCTTACAAATGATGGATCTATTACAGAAAAATTGACTCATCCGAAATATAATATAAAAAAAGTATATCATGTTGTATTAAATAAGAATATTCACGATAACGACATACATAAAATAAAAAAAGGAAAAATATTCCTCCATGAAGGAAGGGTAAAAGTTGATTTTATATACAAAAAAAAAAATAAAGTAAAAATTGGATTGCATATAGGATGGAATAGAGTAATTAAACGAATTTTTAAAAAACTAAATTATGAAGTAATACAAATAGATAGAATTAATTTTGGAGGATTTAATAAAAAAAATCTTAATAGAGGTAACTGGTGTTTTTTAAATAAAAAAGAAGTAGATGATACTACAAAAAAAAATAAGCATTATTAATGGTCCTAACTTGAATCTTTTAGGAAAAAGAGAACCAGAATTATACGGAACTATAAATTTTATAGATTATTTAAATAAACTAAAAAGAAAAAAAATTTTTTCCAACATGGAAATTACTTATTTTCAAAGCAATCATGAAGGAAAAATTATAGATATACTACATAATATTGGATTTCAATCAGATGGAATTGTTCTCAATGCAGGAGCATATACTCATACTTCTTTAGGAATAGCTGATGCTATTAAA comes from Blattabacterium sp. (Mastotermes darwiniensis) str. MADAR and encodes:
- the aroQ gene encoding type II 3-dehydroquinate dehydratase, which encodes MILQKKISIINGPNLNLLGKREPELYGTINFIDYLNKLKRKKIFSNMEITYFQSNHEGKIIDILHNIGFQSDGIVLNAGAYTHTSLGIADAIKSISSPVIEVHISNIHSRESFRKKSFLSSVCKGTIFGFGLKSYELGIISFSL
- a CDS encoding pseudouridine synthase codes for the protein MNPTIKKNDFIRLNHYLSNSGISSRREADKLIQSGIIEVNGKSISKLGTIIHMNDVITINGNRIKNKKKIYILLNKPKGFITSTHDPFNRKTVMNLIPNFSDYRIYPVGRLDRSTTGVLLLTNDGSITEKLTHPKYNIKKVYHVVLNKNIHDNDIHKIKKGKIFLHEGRVKVDFIYKKKNKVKIGLHIGWNRVIKRIFKKLNYEVIQIDRINFGGFNKKNLNRGNWCFLNKKEVDDTTKKNKHY